GGTCCGCGGTCAAAGCGCTCCACACCTGCTTCACCCACATCGTGGTCATCACCGTCAGCCTGACCATTGCACTTGTTGCTTTCCTGTCGTATCGGATCAGAAACGGTCTTCCTGCCGCCATGAGGGTTTTCTTCAGCACCATGTACCTGTTGTTCCCGAGCTGTTTCAACCCGATCATCTACGGCATCAGAACCGCAGAGATCCGACAGCAGATCCTGAAGACCCTGATGCATAGTCGCTTTGTCTAGACTGTGGGTCAGTCAGAGCAAAACCCGAAGAAGAGTCAGAGCAAAACCCGAAGAAGAGTCAGAGCAAAACACGACGAAGAGTCAGAGCAAAaccttttatatttgtatttatattttgtctcCGCCCTTTTAAATGTGTCACATTTATTATGTTTCTATACGTTGCTGCTCTGTGAAGCTCTCTGAactgccctgttgtatgaaatgtggtCTACAGATAAAGCTGCCTCAACTTTTCTTaagaaactattaaaaacatttctgacatgAAACTTGCTAGATGTGTTCTATGAACTGTGttcccaaacagacacaaagcCGTTTTGCTGCACGACCAGAGACGCCATGTTTGCCACAATAATTAGTGACTCAGCGTTATTTGCGGCGCACTGATCTGATTGTGCCCTGCGACAGTACACGCATACCACAGCAAAACCACACAAAGAGCATGATGGGACTGCAAGTGAACAAAACCAATGTCTATCTGAAGGCACGAGTCCTGTTGGTGCATCCGGCCTCACGGCTTTTTCTCAtcattagggactgtttgttatttatgagggggagggggtggtgcaaaaaaggAGGCATGTCAAAAACTCTTTAAAGCACTTTGGAGGGACTTGTGATTTTAGTTTGGCTTAAAcatgaaggcatgttttctttttgtttgtttcttcagatttaaaaaagaaaaaatttaaaccTGGATGATGATGTGAATGAGAAAATTAAAGGTGTCTGAGCAGGGAAGCTGTCGATTGGTACGTCAGAGGGCAAAGAGGTAGTTTGAAATGCTTCAAATCCCAATCGATGTAGTGACAGTTGTAAATTCAGTGATTTGATGTTGAAGGTTTGcactttttttatgaaaaaagaaaggtaaacGTAGATAACTTATAACCTGTGATTTCTAAATctgtttggaaagcatgttttctttgagaattgtttgtaaaataaatgtaatatacagtaatatacatatacatgtaaAGTTATATGCTTCCACCCTAAACCAGCGTAAAACCATCAGTCCCTCTCCAGTTCTTCTTGCACCAgaccctcccctctcataaataaccaacCGTCCCTAATAAGGATATATAAAAAGCCCTGGATGTATAATCTTTCCACACTCAATGTACTTAGTGTGATTCCTGCACTTTTAACCAAAACACAGACTATTTTTCAGCTCTGCTCAGGAAAAGTTTAATGACAGCAGCTGTAATTACTgacaaacactcacattttCAACGAGTAAGTAACgagtttttaacaatttttcaGCCCTGATGTCAACGTTTTGCGCCACGTGTGATGTCGCATTGATTACCTCAGGTAATGCAGATTTTCTGTGTGCGTTGGTGGTATAGTGGTTAGCATAGCTGCCTTCCAAGCAGTTGacccgggttcgattcccggcCAACGCATATACTTTTTTTGGATCCCGttcaggattttttattttgtgaaaatgtttgttgcaatacaataaaaataaaagaaaaggacGGAAGGAAAAAAcgctaaacaaaaaaaagttaaatgtaattataataattaattaatgcatacatgaataaaatagtTCACACTAAttgaaaaaacagttattaTGAATTTTGTTTCCCTCACACTCATCCCCACTTTTGTAAATTATTAACTAATTTCTCCCTGTCGcactctgtaaaaaaaaacaacaactaattgtcaggtaattttcaccttttcctagtttcttgcaatttgtgttgcAGAGAACTGATGATtttccaggtttcacagggttaaccCAGAGGTCGaggaaaagtacctgaaaattaagacaacatcaacaaaaaccaAATGGGAAAgttaatgacctgaaaataactcaaaaattgGAATTATtatgcaatatatatattatacttgTGAAAGTTGCCCAAATGCAGCTCAAGACTAGttatgtcgatccaggtttcaaagagttaaatttattattatttatttatttatttaggctTTGGGCTTGGATTGTTAATTTTCCCTTGAACTTTATCAACACCTTCATCACTTCTACATTCGATACTTTTAAAATAGAAGttgtgtaaaaacatttcatttttaaaaaattaatttgcataataaattaaataaaagcaaaaaataaaacccttCAGGCTCTGCTAGAACAATATAATTAAatctgaaatgttaaaataatataaaaggttttttttccaatttaaaattaaagagttttaaattttaagttgttgtcaagtttattttaaagtcagtatctggaaaaatacaaaatgatggtgtttttttaagccCAATCATTTATGtatcatatattattattgttattttgctaaaataataatcaaattaattatgtACTTTTTATCTGCTGAGAAATTGGATTATTTTTCCTCCAAAAATGAGTAATACATCTAATTCTGTTGGTGTGacgtctttctttctttttttttttttttttaagttttcgaGGAGCGCCTCggtaaatcaaaccaaaaatgtgaaacgaaaaatatctacaaacacacattcaaccATTTCTCTGTAagggattattacattttacaaaaaaaattcattctcttaattatttatttaaaatgatgttacagacaaaaagaaaaaggtatttgaatttttgttagTGCTGTCTCTGGGTTATTTTGTATTaactttaaatttgtttatgtgtacataccttaCGTTTGCTCTCtatcttttgtgtacatactattctattattattattattatgtgtacatacttatttcctctatgtacatacttattttattacttatttattgttatttgttattgttattttcttttgttatttgttattgttattttctttgttacatttcacttttcttttttcatgctgctgtaacatttggaatttcccccaatgggggatcaataaaggaatattctattctattctattctattctattctaaagGAGTCTGTCCCGGGAGCTGCTGTGACGTTTTCTGTCCACTAAGCGGCGCTGCGGGctgctggttttattttgaaggcggATGTGATTGCTCTGGTAACCGGAAGTGAACACGAGGCGCCGAGCAGAAACCTGGACCCCGAAGTCCAGACTCTCTGAGGGCGCAAACACTCACCGCCAGACCGCCGGGACCCTCCTGGACTCCCCGGGACTCCCGGGGACTGCGTAGTGATCCTCCGGTACCCGCCGCTGCTCCGGCTCTGTTCGCCGGGTCGAGTCTCCTGCGAGGCCGAGGACTGCGCGCCTTCAGCCGGGGAGCTGAGCGTCATGGCGGCGGGAGGCGGCGCGGTTCCGACTCATGTCGGAGACGTTGAAGAGGACGCTTCACAGCTGCTGTTTCCCAAAGGTCCGTCTGTCTGtacaaatacatcaaaaatatcacaaatattctgtttggttccttcactttatttttagaggAGGCAAATCTTCATGGTCTTAAACTTACCctgttacagtaaaaatactgcattGAAAACGTCACTGCAGAAGTaccattcacaataaaaaatagtctGTTCCATTATAAATAGcctactttaaaaaagtaactgtAGTACAAGTACTAACACAGCCTGTAAAGTactctaaaaaatatttaatttaattcaatatttaaGTGAAAATAATTGCATTTCAATTATTACTTCAATAAAACTATTAATACcccacagtaaaaatactctgttaaagTATAAATATTGCTGTGGAAATGTTACTGCAGTAAAAGAACTAACACCCTAATGTAAAATTACTCTGgtgcagtaaaaatactgcattGATAATGTtactgtgaaaatgttaaagtagtactaaaacaacactaaaatattCTGTTCCATTcaaaaatacttctttaaaaacatgttaccaTTGTAAAGGTACTAAAATACcactataaaaataacataatgtaaaaatatatatcatttttaagtaaagGTATTTGCATTCTATTATTACTTCTATAAAACTACTAATACCATGCAGTAAAAATACTATGTTACAGTATAaatactgcagtgaaaatgtcactgcAGTAAAAGCATAAACATAATACTGTAGTCATACTCAGTAGTAATATCACAGTATAGACTTGGTTAAAGCACAAGTCCTGCATAGAAGATTTTAAGTTCAATGAAAGTGCTTATACAACACTGTTAAAATGCtctgttacagtaaaaatactgcattgaaaatgttactgcaGTGAAAGTACtaatgtcaaatttaaaatagTCTGTTCCATTTGAAATacttgattaaaaataatatttcagtaaaagtattaataaacatattaaaatacttttttcagagcaagtttttgcatttcaaatgtTACTTACAATAAAACTACtaacaacacattaaaaatattctttgttacagtaaaaatactgcatGG
This window of the Plectropomus leopardus isolate mb unplaced genomic scaffold, YSFRI_Pleo_2.0 unplaced_scaffold2295, whole genome shotgun sequence genome carries:
- the LOC121966063 gene encoding olfactory receptor 52K1-like, with product LACGSTAINNLVGLLTAFLIPVADFVFIAASYVVIFSSVLSSGRSAVKALHTCFTHIVVITVSLTIALVAFLSYRIRNGLPAAMRVFFSTMYLLFPSCFNPIIYGIRTAEIRQQILKTLMHSRFV